Proteins from a genomic interval of Narcine bancroftii isolate sNarBan1 chromosome 12, sNarBan1.hap1, whole genome shotgun sequence:
- the LOC138747068 gene encoding inactive serine/threonine-protein kinase 19-like, translated as MNRKRNQIPDIFWQVKRRKLGSTNVFNSLDNKETEKSEGVPNDTKSALIFLASLFPRKLFDDSLPPIVLKHQLYSIVKDKTMVDRQLNEMKDLGAVRIFQFGFDMDVFGVVFSEDYRSKVLAATAMRESAATVQRFLETVLNSCTDVGFTEDQMLKQFSFRDQEITQLVNAGVLTVRDIGSWWLAIPGAGRFVKYFVKGRKTLLGMIRKTKYNEVLQSELESRKVTSAVKMGIQYHVHDIIGAEMVKCIPTTSGTLLRLNST; from the exons ATGAACAGGAAAAGAAACCAGATACCAGACATTTTCTGGCAGGTTAAGAGGAGAAAGTTAGGATCCACAAATGTATTTAATTCATTGgataataaagaaacagaaaAGAGTGAAG GTGTGCCAAATGACACCAAATCTGCGCTGATTTTTCTGGCATCCTTGTTTCCTCGCAAGTTGTTTGACGATTCGCTTCCGCCTATTGTCCTGAAGCATCAACTCTACAGCATTGTTAAAGACAAGACCATGGTTGATCGTCAGCTT AATGAGATGAAGGATCTGGGAGCTGTTCGAATCTTCCAGTTTGGATTTGACATGGATGTGTTTGGAGTTGTGTTTAGTGAGGATTACAGAAGTAAAGTTCTGGCTGCTACAGCGATGAGGGAGAGTGCGGCCACAGTGCAGAGGTTTCTGGAGACTGTGCTGAACTCCTGCACGGACGTGGGCTTCACTGAGGATCAAATGCTCAAGCAGTTTTCATTTCGGGACCAAGAAATAAC GCAACTGGTCAATGCCGGAGTCCTGACAGTACGCGACATTGGAAGCTGGTGGCTTGCAATTCCAGGCGCTGGCCGATTTGTGAAGTATTTTGTGAAAG GTCGTAAAACTCTCCTTGGAATGATCCGGAAAACAAAGTACAATGAGGTCTTGCAGTCTGAGCTAGAAAGTCGGAAAGTAACCTCTGCAGTGAAGATGGGGATCCAGTATCATGTCCATGATATTATTGGAGCAGAGATGGTGAAATG CATCCCAACCACCAGTGGAACTTTATTACGCTTGAACAGCACCTGA